In Opitutus sp., one genomic interval encodes:
- a CDS encoding divalent-cation tolerance protein CutA, producing MRIAWTTLPDRASADQLAAAAVAAHLASCAQVEGPISSHYLWDGAQEKSEEYRVTFKGMPAQIASLEPWVHARHPYQVPEWIVIKTEHVSEKYLSWARSRLNP from the coding sequence ATGCGCATTGCTTGGACTACCCTTCCGGACCGTGCCAGCGCCGACCAGCTAGCGGCCGCCGCAGTCGCCGCGCATCTCGCTTCGTGCGCACAAGTTGAAGGCCCAATCTCATCCCATTATCTGTGGGACGGCGCACAGGAAAAATCCGAGGAATATCGGGTCACGTTCAAAGGCATGCCGGCTCAAATCGCTAGCCTGGAACCCTGGGTTCATGCCCGCCATCCCTACCAAGTTCCGGAGTGGATTGTGATAAAGACCGAACATGTTTCGGAAAAGTACTTGTCATGGGCCCGATCGCGCCTTAACCCCTAA
- a CDS encoding DedA family protein, with product MLDLTKKLFDFILHIDVHLTEISANYGLWTYGVLFLIIFAETGLVVLPLLPGDSLLFAAGGLTALPESGLNVHLLAFLLFIAAVIGDSLNYWIGSKFGPAVFRREDSIWLRKKHLQRAHEFFEKYGGRAIILARFVPIVRTFIPFVAGVGSMSYRRFFAFNVIGGFIWIYAFIYLGFFFCNVPVVKKNFGLVIIGIILISVLPIVVEAVRAWSAHRAKRLHS from the coding sequence ATGCTCGACCTCACCAAAAAACTCTTCGACTTCATTCTCCACATTGATGTCCACCTCACGGAGATCAGTGCCAACTACGGGCTTTGGACCTACGGAGTGCTGTTCCTGATCATCTTTGCGGAAACCGGCCTGGTGGTGCTGCCGCTACTTCCTGGCGACTCGCTCCTGTTCGCCGCTGGCGGGCTGACCGCCTTGCCGGAATCGGGCCTCAATGTACACCTTTTGGCCTTTCTTCTCTTCATCGCGGCGGTCATCGGCGATTCGTTGAACTACTGGATAGGCAGCAAATTCGGCCCCGCAGTGTTTCGGCGCGAGGACTCGATCTGGCTGCGCAAAAAACACCTCCAGCGAGCCCATGAGTTCTTCGAAAAGTACGGCGGCCGAGCTATCATCCTGGCCCGTTTCGTGCCGATCGTGCGTACCTTTATCCCCTTCGTGGCAGGGGTCGGGTCGATGAGCTATCGCCGCTTCTTTGCCTTTAACGTCATTGGCGGGTTTATTTGGATCTACGCGTTCATTTACCTCGGATTCTTTTTCTGCAACGTGCCGGTGGTTAAGAAAAACTTCGGACTGGTCATCATCGGGATAATCCTGATCTCCGTGCTGCCCATCGTGGTCGAAGCCGTACGAGCTTGGAGCGCGCACCGCGCCAAGCGCCTGCACTCCTGA
- a CDS encoding peptide ABC transporter substrate-binding protein yields the protein MSRFTPFASPTALSLFAATPVLGLLTALGLLTVVAGCSKNEPTPARSTASTSSVAAADAPKILRVGNGTEPQDLDPHVVTGVPEHKIISALLEGLVTYAPDGGIAPGMAERWVISEDGLTYTFHLRDNAKWSNGEPLTSQDFVSSFKRILTPSLGAEYAYKLFHLVNAEEFNTGKLTDFAKVGAQAVDAHTLLLTLKHRTPFLLESLQHYAWFPVHLPTLRKFGEPDRKGNAWTRPGNYVGNGPFTLVEWSPNQKITVARSRTYWDHDHVRLDGIEFYAIDSAETEERLFRTGKLDYCNTLPLGKTETYRRENPASYRQDPYYGVYYYRLNVTRKPLDDRRVRRALALAIDREAIIRSILRSGGQSPALHFTPPSHKFTASAQLTGDLAEAKRLLAEAGYPDGQNLPPIDILFNTSESHRIIAEAIQQMWKTLLGVNATITNQEWKVYLDSQRTGNFQVARAGWIGDYNDPHTFLDLWITGGGNNQTGWSNSAYDQLLRGALETKTEPERMAVYLKLEAILADEAPVIPIYFYSRVYALNPKVLNWTTNPLDSRGWKWVDLAR from the coding sequence ATGAGTCGATTCACCCCGTTCGCCTCTCCGACAGCACTCAGCCTGTTCGCCGCCACCCCGGTACTCGGCCTGCTCACCGCACTCGGCCTTCTCACGGTTGTGGCTGGTTGCTCGAAAAACGAGCCCACTCCTGCCCGCTCCACTGCCTCCACGTCATCCGTCGCCGCCGCAGACGCCCCCAAAATCCTGCGCGTGGGCAACGGCACTGAACCCCAGGATCTCGATCCGCATGTGGTCACCGGCGTACCCGAGCACAAGATCATCTCCGCCCTGCTCGAGGGACTCGTCACCTACGCGCCCGACGGCGGCATCGCCCCCGGAATGGCCGAGCGCTGGGTTATCTCCGAAGACGGGCTGACTTACACCTTCCACCTGCGCGACAACGCCAAGTGGTCCAACGGCGAGCCGCTGACCTCACAGGATTTCGTGAGTTCGTTTAAGCGCATCCTTACCCCGTCACTGGGCGCTGAATACGCCTACAAGTTATTCCACCTGGTCAACGCCGAGGAGTTCAACACAGGGAAACTCACCGATTTCGCCAAAGTCGGAGCCCAGGCCGTCGATGCGCACACCCTCCTCCTCACGCTTAAACACCGGACACCATTCCTGCTCGAATCGCTTCAGCATTACGCCTGGTTCCCGGTGCACCTGCCCACGTTGCGCAAATTCGGGGAGCCCGACCGCAAGGGCAACGCCTGGACACGCCCCGGCAACTACGTGGGCAACGGCCCGTTCACCCTCGTCGAATGGTCACCCAACCAGAAAATCACCGTAGCCCGCTCGCGCACCTACTGGGACCACGACCACGTGCGCCTCGACGGCATCGAATTCTACGCGATTGACAGCGCCGAAACCGAGGAGCGGCTCTTTCGCACCGGCAAACTCGACTACTGCAACACCCTGCCGCTCGGAAAAACCGAAACCTATCGCCGCGAAAACCCCGCCAGCTACCGCCAAGACCCCTACTACGGCGTTTATTATTACCGGCTCAACGTCACCCGAAAGCCCCTCGACGACCGCCGTGTCCGCCGGGCCCTTGCACTCGCCATCGATCGAGAGGCCATCATTCGCAGCATTCTGCGTAGCGGGGGCCAGTCTCCCGCCCTCCACTTCACCCCGCCCTCCCACAAGTTCACCGCCTCCGCGCAGCTCACGGGCGACCTCGCCGAAGCCAAACGCCTTCTCGCCGAGGCGGGGTATCCCGACGGACAAAACCTGCCGCCCATTGATATCCTATTTAACACCTCCGAGAGCCACCGGATCATCGCCGAGGCGATCCAGCAAATGTGGAAAACCCTCCTCGGGGTAAACGCCACGATCACCAACCAGGAATGGAAAGTGTACCTCGATTCCCAGCGCACGGGTAATTTCCAGGTCGCCCGCGCTGGCTGGATTGGCGACTACAACGACCCGCACACCTTTCTCGACCTGTGGATCACTGGCGGGGGCAACAACCAGACCGGTTGGTCAAATTCGGCCTATGACCAGCTGCTGCGCGGTGCACTGGAAACCAAAACGGAACCGGAGCGCATGGCGGTTTACCTGAAACTCGAGGCGATCCTCGCCGACGAAGCCCCGGTGATCCCGATTTATTTCTATAGCCGTGTCTACGCGCTCAATCCCAAGGTGCTGAACTGGACAACCAATCCGCTGGATAGCCGGGGATGGAAATGGGTGGACCTAGCCCGTTAG
- a CDS encoding small basic protein — translation MSQHKSLQGASGIVIKRNVLKRFERVAVLKKRGQWKEGDRVAGLRKTKPEV, via the coding sequence ATGTCACAGCACAAAAGTCTCCAAGGCGCCTCCGGCATCGTCATCAAACGTAACGTTCTCAAGCGTTTTGAACGCGTAGCCGTACTCAAGAAGCGCGGCCAATGGAAAGAGGGCGACCGGGTTGCCGGTCTGCGCAAGACCAAGCCCGAAGTCTAA